In the Triticum aestivum cultivar Chinese Spring chromosome 2B, IWGSC CS RefSeq v2.1, whole genome shotgun sequence genome, gatcgttgacactgatgaagactcaatgttatcttcagaagtgccaggcaagcaaaacccccttgttcattccgatacaatcctactctctcgctcctgctctcttttactgcatttggacaacaacgattcaactgttacttgctgcggtagctgaacccctttatcctctgcatgacctgtcattgccacagtaaatagatgaaacccactagcatgagtaggagttgtttgagccctgttgtgcctactcattcatgcttgtttgtcatgcctgctactgcttagagttgagtcaggtctgattcatcggggatgaatcagaggtgtatgaacatgtcctattgtgtgtgagctaagtgtgtgaatacaatttggtaaaggtagcagtgagaggccatgtaggagtacatggtgggttgtctcattgaagccgtcctcaggaactgagctctgtgtttgtgatccatgattcagctactaccatacattgggccctgaaatatgaccccgctcgacttcttattcacccttgtcctctgtccaggagttgcaagtagtttctggtgtttgtagtatgctggaggccgtgggcagcgctgaccggaggggtgggctgtgatgcggtaggcacgtggcacagtgtaccgggcgcccgtttggtgtctcgggaaccctgttcacatcgtttggggctgtgagcgaaactccggccggatctcctcatggatggaacccgaataggcgataaacctggactagagacttgagtgtttaggtaggtcgtggtctacacccacgtcggctttcgcttgaagtctgccgagcaccagtcgtgtgcagacgctaagtggtggaaacatgtatgaagaagtacacccctgcagggttaacatcatctattcgaatagccgtgtccgcggaaaaggacttctgggttgcttatatcagttcatagacaagtgaaagtggatactctaaaatacgcaagataagcgtgagtgctatggatggcgttcttgtagggagacgggagcgggtccatagtggtgtattgatgtggtgaatatgtggactcgtgtgcgccacctcaaaagagttacattgcagtcgcagttcaggatagccaccgagtcaaagctggcttgctgcagttaaaccccaccatcccctttgttgataataatgcatatgtagttagttctgatgtaagtcttgctgggtacatttgtactcacgtttgcctattttatgttttgcagagagactttggtctcactagtagtttcgcgtggacttcgacgtttagcttgttacctcagctacgatcttgtgccctcggcaggatctggtagatagtcaggcttctcggcctttttttcatttgtagatgtctgtactcagacatgttaagcttccgcatgtgctttgacttgtatgctctgagtgttgggtcatgagacccatgtttgtaatattccgctcctcggagcctaatgaataaatatttgagtcgtagagtcatgttgtgatgccatgttatatttgcacatatcgagcatattgtgtgtatgttattgaaatgcttggtatgtgtgggatctggctatctagttgtttatccttagtggcctctcttaccgggaaatgtctcctagtgcttccactgagccatgatagcttgctactgctccggaacacttaggctggtcggcatgtgtccttcttcgttcctgtgtctgtccttcggggaaatgtcacgcgatgaataccggagtcctgttagcccgctacagcccggttcaccggagtcctgctagcccagtgctacagcctggattcacttgctgatgaccgacacgttcgatgctgggtcatggatgcctgtccctgtaagttagtgccactttgggtttacgactagccatgtcagcccgggctccttatcatatggatgctagcgacactatcatatacgtgtgccaaaaggcgcaaacggtcctgggcaaaggtaaggcgacacccgtgggaataccgtgcgtgaggccgcaaagtgatatgaggtgttacatgctagatcgatgtggcattgagtcggggtcctgacacaactagtacaagttatcctgactaaaggtggtcttcgcctgccaaaggctctggtggtgacaccgtcttgggctccacggtgacctccatcctgccgtcctgctggtcttggtcttgttgcaccaatatggaaaccttttcctgatgcctcgtactccgcgcctgtggttgcccccttagcaccaaaggagaaatgaggacactgtgcatgcaggcgcctgcctggcgcccgcctggccttgatcgtcatggcttacgtcacgggaacctcacgaggtaccccttgccttgatctctccgcccccctTCGCGAGACTgtctggtgaggccactcctggggaggccttgtgtcgtccgcctcgtgaggcttggcccctcgcgcgagtcttgagtgttggttgacaaagacgggtcgtactgggccactggtggagccatgtcgtgggccgcaggcaggcaagtctggggacccccattcccaaaacaccgacaaatgtcatcaaccacgttggaaccaaggctcgggaggcacctccatgatggcatgcagatctttgtgaagacaaggagcacacaagatcagatgaggtcTAGAAGACggtgatcctcggcaagatccttgccgaggaaatccacaagacctccggcaaggtccttgctggggacgaccacgatgccacggcaagacccttgccggggcccggcaagacccttgccaaaaaCATCGACGGGGTCGCGACCAGGCCCGTGCTCGCCAAGGTTCCACCGCTGTTAGTATGCAgttgccagcccagccagccaggctGGTGCGTGTATGGTGACGTGCGGTCCCAAGACCAGAtcggcaagcacctgcatggtggcatgccgATCTTCGTGAAGACGCTGCCCCCATGCCACCTCAGCAGCTTGCCAGCTTACATGGCGCCGCCCGCTccgctggcctggacgcgtgtcgaagcaagacaAGGTGGCAgcaaagcaaggggacacctcagggggcgcatttaatgcgccttgtcccataatgacaagcgataagcttgtacactgtacccttccacctcctgtgtgccactgtggcatccccatttacctataaatggaggcccgaggcgtactggagagggattcggaccCTTGGACGAGTTACAcgttgtagctagctcaagaactccaagaacactcaaatagacactaaagcaggactagggtattacgcatcctcgcagcccaaACATGGGTAAATAATCCTTGTGCTGGCTCCTGGACCCGCTCTTCGCACAGCACCGCGCCcaccgaccgtagtagggattcctgtgatcccataggtgtggtTTCTTCCACACCGACACTGTAGCtgcaaacagaaaaaaataaaggaaGACAGTGCCTCATACATCTATCTTCCTTTCTTTCTGAAAGATTCAACGTGTGGCAAACTTCAGTTCAGAATTCTAAATAATAAAGAGTTATGTACATCAAAATCCTCCTAGCTCGAAACAGGCAATCCCACATACTTCAAACAGTTTAGGATGTTCCTTCACATAATCCATGGCTCCATGTCCCTGATTTAAAACTCAATGATTGAAATGCATTTTTTACATCTATGACTGATGCAGTCATCTTTGTAGCATCTGGCAGATTCTTTTTGTTTTCCTTTGCCTGCATATCATCACCATAAAGTGTAGCCCATTCACTTTGTCGGGCTCAAGTCTAAGAGTGTACTATGGAAACGAACTAAGGATTCAGGTCAAAAAACCTTAATTAACTCACTCAAGTCTTTCGTGGATGGCAGCAATGAGCCAATGACTCTTATATTTTAGTTGCCCCTCCACTTACAATGTTGCATGCCTGCAtctgcagaaaaagaatcaaaaatGCCCCAACAGGACGGGGAACCAGTTTGCTGGTTTGTGCTTTCTACTACTGACTGTAGTGTATGTGGCACATTCTCCCTCATCAAATTCTACTGTCATCTTGGAATTGCCATTGTCCCTCGCAACTGAATCATGCTCTGGCCTCAACTTTTTTTTGATAGAAGAGAAGCCACCATCGCCCTACAACAAATACACCAGCTCCTTGGGGGCCATCCCGCGAGACAAAGAGGGGATGCAGGATGACATCTCGAGGGGCACTGCAATCGGCAAAGGATGCGCTACTTGCGATCTTCTTGGCTGCCTCACCGGCGGCGAGACAGGTAGACGGCAGGGCCGGGAGAAGGAGTGGGGCTGGTGCGGCGGCGTGAATGCTGGGCGCCGCTGCAAGGCGAGGAGTTTGCGGTTGGGATGGCGTGGCAAGGTGTTGCGGCAGAGGGTGTTGTGCACAGGCAGCAgtgcggggcggcgaggcgacgtCACATGGTGGACCGGAGGGCGGCGATCCACTCGTAGGAGAGGGTGATTCTAGATGGGAGAGGCAGCGAGCGGAGGAGCGGCGTGGGACGGGCGTCCGGCGGCTAGATGGGAGAAGTGGGACGGAGGAGAAAAAGCAACATGTGTGGGCTTCTCGTGGAGTAGTTAGGGCCAGGACGGGAAGGTGCGAGATTAGGGGGTGCGGGATTGGTAGTTCGAATATTCTTTCAcaggtggagtacggtcagtcattCCAAATTGCTAAATCCACACCAGGAAGCTATTAGATCAATAATGGCCATTAGATTAAGATTTGTGGATCCAATTGTGCGGTGTTGATTGGTTCGTGCATTGTTATGGGTTTAATTACGGGGTGCACGTAAGAAAGTTCTTCttggattgtttaatagtagtggagataAACAAAATGGACGCAATAGTAAGTTAGTAGAAAAAAAATTATGGTGGACTTATAGCACAACAGCACAACTATGGATGCTGCAATGTTGCGGCGGTGTCGAAGGTGGCCTTGCAATATGGCGATGCGGTGACAGCTGCTGCAAAACAATGGATGCAACTTAGCGCGCGGCGACAACATTGCCTTGCAGCACGGTTGATGTTGTTGTGACGTACGCAACCTCAAAGCATTGCGGCTCTCCTTATTGCTCTAACACAGCAGCGGTGGCGTTCCAGCTCGGCTCGGTGGTGACGTCGAGGGAGGATGTAGGGGTGGttgcgtcccccccccccccacccagctTGCAAGAACTTGGCTGTTGTTACGAGGGATACAACGACGATGTTGCTCCTAGTAAGGGGGAGGTTATTGTGGCCCGACTGTAGCATGCCAGTGCGGTCCATCTTTGACACTGGCGGCGAGCGACATGGCCTGTGGCAGCAAGTCCGTCTTGCAGCAGGGGAAGGAGGAAGATGCTTGCAACACCGTTTGGGCTAGCTACCCGGCTTTGTCCCGATATGGACGGAGCATGGGTGTAGAAAGTGAGTAGAGGTAGAAAGAGAGGCGGAGGTAGAGGGGATTTGGGGATCGGGGGCGGAGGAACACAAAGAAGAAGAATTCAGGAAAAGGATAGAATGAAGGTGTGTACACAACGGGGCCCACGGCACACGCTGCAAACAGATAAGGCGGCGGATGCGGTGCGTGTGATCAGTCAGGTGAAACACAGTGCTTTTCAGTACGTGTGGCATACTAGACATCCGCCCACACATCGTGTGTGGCGTGAGCGGGAGGCAGCCCACACGGACTGTGTGTGGGCgaacattagaattgcccacacgtgtgggcgcagctacttcgtgccacaTGTCCAAAAAGTACTACTTATCCCACCCCACGCATGTGGCATGAAAAAAATATGTCCACACGTTCTGGcgcagctacgttaggtacccgcggggtgacgatttagttgccatccgggatggcagatgtagttatccgagatggcaaatgtagttgtaaaagcatgtcAACTCTCTCAGTTTTGGATAATATAGttgtcatgtctaatttatggtagttgccacATGTAATCAAAtcatagttgccgtgtgtgattaactatttgccacatatggtcaaacaatagttgccatgtgtgtttacctagttgccacataTGGTACAACCATGGTTGTCATGTAAGGTTAATcatagttgtcatgtgtgtttatctggttgccacgtacacgcaactgcagttgccgtctagcaatGAATTGTGTTTACATAGTTGTCACATACGCGCAATTTGCAGTTGCCATCTAGCAACGAATTGTGTTTGCATAGTTTGTCACGTAcgtgcaactgcagttgccatctaacAATGTACGGGTGTCGTGTGGGCAAAAAACAGTTCGCTCACACTCGCGTGGACTAGGTGGTGGTTGTGTGGGCaaaaactagttcgcccacacgGCGCAACTGGCAAACCGTGTGCTGCGGGGCGTGTGGGCGAACTCTCCAACGTCCACAGACACGATGATGCCCACGTGGCACTCAGATTCTTACAGTTTTTTTTAGGATTCGTGCAAAACAGAATCAACTTGGATCAAAACGTATGTGCGATGCGCAaatatgccacacgtgtgggcttTATCGTACCCAGAAAGAAACCACAGCCGAACTAAAGATTGAGATTCTGTATTGATACACAACAAACAATAATTGTGGATAATAGGTCATCTTTTGTGTTCGATCGAAGTTGGACCTACCTAATATATGGCCTTGGGCATTTcccgaaaaggaaaaaaaactgggCGCTACTCGCTACTCCAGTGACTAGGCAGAATACGCTCGTGAGTCGTCGTGGATGCATTTAGCCACGAACTTAATTCCTCGGTCAACCATGGAGCTAGCCATGGATGCGGCCGATGCCACCTTGCCATCTCTTCCTGTATATATACTACAAGCTAATTAAACAAGCGCAATTCCTGCTGCACTTTTGGATTTGGAGTAAAGATGGGGAAGAGCCTCGCCATATGTGGTTCGTGCTGTCTCTAACCATCTCCAACAAGGTTCGAAGCATGTCGAACTCTTTGAACGACCACAGGGGCTTCTTCAGCCTCGGGCCCTCGTGGTTGGTGCTGAGATCTCCTGAACAGCGGCGACCGGCATGCCGCCTGTGTCAGCGAACCACGGAAGTCGGAGAGCGGCGGCCGCATCCAGCCGCCTGAGGGGATTGCACGCAAGGAGGCCCCGGAGGACCTCGAACCCTTCCTTGGATAGCAGCGCCTTGGGGAACAGCTTGCGCAGCCGGTTCTTGGGCCCAGCAGCGGACCGTTGCCGCGCTCGCCATAGCTGCACCTCCTCTCCGAGGAGCGGCGAGTTGAAGGCGGGCCCCGACGCTCTCTCGCCTGGCACGCCGAGCAGGTCGAAGATCTTGTGGAGCTGATCGGCTTTGTCGTCCCCCTTGAACAACGTCTTTCCGGTGAGGAGCTCCGCCATCACGCAGCCGATGGACCAGATGTCGACGAGCGTGTCGCGGTCCGGTTTCTCGAGCAGCACTTCCGGCGCCATGTAATGCCTCGTTCCGGCCGTGCCGTCTTCCTGCTCGGCCGTGGAGAGCGCCAGCCCGTAGTCTCCAATCTTGACGATGTTGCCGCCGCTGCCACTGTGCTGGGCGACGAGAATGTTTTCCGGCTTGATGTCGCGGTGCACGACGCCGTTCCTGTGCATCGTCTCCACGCCGGCTAGCAACTGCCGCACGATGCAGAGCACGTCAGCCTCTGGGTACGGTTGGCCACCGCGTTCGATGCGCTCACGGAGGACCTCGTACAGGTTGCGCCCGACGTATTCCATCACGAGGAAGTAGTCCTTGCATCCCTTGGTGCCGGGTGTGCGCACGACGCCACGCAGAGCAACGAGGGAGGGGTGGCCGCTGCAGGCCGCCATGAAGCAGGCCTCCCGAAGGAGCTCACCGACCGATTCTTGGGTGGGCAAGCTGCGGAGAGTCTTCACAGCGACGGTCTGGccggtggcgcggtggcgcgccttGACGacgacgccgaacgtgccgccgccgagcgTGCACACCTGCTCGTAGCAGCGAGAGTTGCCCATGCGTCGCTTCCTCgtggtcctcctcctccttccctgggcGACCTCGTCGATCATGGCGGAGATGGCGGCAACTCGCCTGGCGCTCAGAGTTGTACCAGCGGCTAAGTTGTCGATCAATTCGCAGATGGAAGCGACTCGGGAGGCGACCGTCGTCATGCCTCCGGAGGCTGTCTTGTCGTCCGCTATGTGGCAAGCCGAACTTGTTCCCATGGCGTCCGCCCCCTGGTGGCGGTTGCGAGCCCGCGGGGAGGGCGTGCACGGTGGTGTTCTCGTCGTGCCTGGGAATACTATGGGATGCAAACATTATATGGAGCATGTTCGTACCGATTTCTAGCCGTGTTCGGTGTAGAGGTGTTCCTGTTTAGAAAGCTACCATGCAATAGGCAATAGGCAATAGGCATATGAGTCGGAGACGGTATGCTAGGTAGTCTTGGCCTCTTGGGCTCTTGGGTTCCAGCATGCAAAAGTCTCGGTCACCTTTGAAACCATTGGATCTGAGGCGCAAAAATCCTGGAAATGTTTGCCTTCAACCCACTGATTTTAGACGAGCGTCCGCCACGCCTCAATGTCCACCGGATTGGTTCTTCACCCAACGATTGGGAGTCAACCTTCACCTACTTTATATTCTTGCAACTTCATCCTTGTTTCAGAAGGCAAGACTGTAACTAGGCCCTTGTTGCAAAACGGAACCGGAGTTAGATCCTGCAGCGGCGGGGATTGGGGAGAGCGATGAAGACTGGGTTGTATGATACGGCTAGCCAAGATGAATTTAATCCCGAGATTCACTTTATccaaaggctctaatgggttggttctgaatcttgcaagcagGGAATTATTGAGATGtgtaggtgttggggatataactattaggtatgacccgcccaggaggggccgggttatacctatatggtgattcatcatatgaagcccacgaggatattgaagatggcggtttagttaagggcccaaggtccaaaggcgacttaaggcccgtaggggcaaaccgccatatatgtaaagACTTGTATGGTAAGGCATGTaaagatagtcaccgagccggacacgttatcTATGAGCCGGGCGGGACTTCGTGAGCCGCTGGGGGTCAACCTGtgcatataaagggacgacccgacagcggtttaggacAAGAgagaacagatcgaaagctaggccaagcggattcgctccctagtaatcgagacataagcaatactagctcaaactggattaggcccttaccttcaccgcaaggggccgaaccagtataaactcccgtttcctttgtcccatttaacccctttaagctacctagttgcgacggctccacgactaagtcctttagctaggacatctgttgtgactattccacgacagttggcgcccaccgtggggccagcccacggtggttttgagttcttgaagggaagcttcgaagggctcaaaggaTACGCTATGGGCTGAATGACCAAAAGTCATTGTGGcgagctctacatcgacgatgcaggttggggccccaaggccggctcaattgaatacgggtactgggtcccctttggcagaatccatgtcttcatcgacaagatcggcgagctgagccctgagccggacatctgcaccaacatcatcgagacggctcagcgtgcgagacccgcctgcGATCAGCCCGCCGTGAAACGTgtctttgtgggatgcatccatggagcagaatttgatgaaggatctatgtctggcggtgagacggccatctactctgatggtgagtggTCTACGGGCGAGACTACTTCGTTGTATCAgctgcaagatggcgggcttggggacTATTGGATGGCGACGGTATTCTGGACTCCTATGAGCCACCAAACAGAGTCGGGATCTTTATGGCTGGTACACAGCCTGGGAAAAATTCTTCAACCGCACTGGCGATGGCTTCCAGGTCAACGGCGGTGACGGAAGACGGGGCAGGAGATCCTGGACGCCCGCCGACTCAGGTTTTGATGGCTTTAATGGATAAATTGACGGATCTGTTGACAACTGTGGTCAACCCGgtgaatcaagctcagcatgatgcggaggtggcaaaGTTACGTGATGAGGAAGCActagccaaggaagacctggcgaCAGAGGACATCAGGATAGCCGCGGAACGGGCTGCTTTAGATGCTCAGGCCCAACGGATTCAGTCggaggctttccagcttacgatggatcaaaacgcttcaaatgaaatcatgaggagaaggcaccagtccTGTCCACCTCCGGTTTACGAGGctagaaacctcttccgcacgCCTGGTGCGgggaccagtaacccgccggagataaaccgggctgCGGCacccggggtcgggacgccggttcAACCACGCATGATGGAACCCCCTCGTCTGAATACCGCTTCGCCTCAGCATGTACCAACACCATCGGGTCATTATTTTAATCCTTTGGAGAACATGGTTGCCGCAGcagcacgattggcggctctcccggtggatggagactctccaacggcggttgaaacactaagggtcagagaacttcttcagacatcATTGGTGCAGTAGTAGGCATATTCTGACAATCGAGATaggattcactcgacccctcgcccaagccggagttatagcaggcacatggactcaccaGCCGTTTCAGGCAACGCCCAGCACCGTGACCAGCcgcgtgggcatgacccggcgcatGATGCAGCTCCTAATTTGGTTGATCAGGACAGAGTGCGTCAAGAAGCCGAGCAGGCGGCTCACCAGCCCCTTCTGATTTATCCAACGACGTCGATAGAAGCAGGCGTGACCTCTAGGTCTACAGGTGTACCctgtttggtgccggctctgcataataagcgtttgcccaaggatttcaaaggacctcgcaaGGCCTAATTACACtgccgacttaccccctgaggtatggattgaaagttatgagatggccatggaactattggaggtcagtgacactgtgtgtgctaagtacttcaccatgatgctggacggAACGGCATGTACTTGGTCGAAGGGGTTGTCggctaactccatcgggtcatgggctgagttaaaggcctggtttatccagaattttaaaggcacatgcaaacaacccatgtcgatTATGGACTTGGCTACTTGCGcccaagaggagggtgaatcaacGTCCCATTCGGTGCACCGGGTCAAAGCTATCATACATTCATCCGATAACATGAACGCCGGGTctgtagtcttaatgttggagaaaaattgccgttttttgcctcttaagcagaagctggggcggctcaagcgcgattgtaatgatatggggcaGCTAATGGCAGCTCtaatcaaatatgccgactctaatagtaccaaggatcccgagtctgatgatgaaaagacagggaagggaaaaaagaacggcaacaccaagtgtcagcagcataacccgacgaatCAGGGGGACAATGGTAAATGCAAGGCTAATGGTAatttggagtttgtggctaacgccAATGCGCAGAACAATAATCAGCGCCGTAAGGGAAGGTCACCTCCTCGGGCCGGTGGATCGGGTCCTACTCTTGAGCAATTGTTGAACGAGCCCTGTCCAAAACATGCCATTCAGGAGAAACCAGCtactcacctttggaaagattgttcaattaTGAGGGCTTTCAAAAATTCTAACTCATTTCAcgacaatcatgggccgggcggcggctcaggtggcgacGGTTCTCATGGCACAGGTTatggaggtggcggttctaattccggctTCCACGGCCaccaaggcaatcagggtggttataatcaaggtaatcagggtggttactaTCAGCAATCCAGTCAggggggtcagcagcagcagc is a window encoding:
- the LOC123042348 gene encoding putative cyclin-dependent kinase F-2 → MGTSSACHIADDKTASGGMTTVASRVASICELIDNLAAGTTLSARRVAAISAMIDEVAQGRRRRTTRKRRMGNSRCYEQVCTLGGGTFGVVVKARHRATGQTVAVKTLRSLPTQESVGELLREACFMAACSGHPSLVALRGVVRTPGTKGCKDYFLVMEYVGRNLYEVLRERIERGGQPYPEADVLCIVRQLLAGVETMHRNGVVHRDIKPENILVAQHSGSGGNIVKIGDYGLALSTAEQEDGTAGTRHYMAPEVLLEKPDRDTLVDIWSIGCVMAELLTGKTLFKGDDKADQLHKIFDLLGVPGERASGPAFNSPLLGEEVQLWRARQRSAAGPKNRLRKLFPKALLSKEGFEVLRGLLACNPLRRLDAAAALRLPWFADTGGMPVAAVQEISAPTTRARG